A stretch of Mus caroli chromosome 5, CAROLI_EIJ_v1.1, whole genome shotgun sequence DNA encodes these proteins:
- the LOC110293957 gene encoding ubiquitin-conjugating enzyme E2 D2B, which produces MALKRIHKELNDLAQDPPAQCSAGPVGEDMFHWQATIMGPNDSPYQGGAFFLTIDFPTEYPFKPPKVEFTTRIYHPNVNSNGSICLDILRSQWSPALTISKVLLSISSLLCDPNPDDPLVPEIAQIYKTDRDKYNRTAREWTQKYAM; this is translated from the coding sequence ATGGCTCTGAAGAGAATTCACAAGGAACTAAACGACCTGGCCCAGGATCCCCCAGCACAGTGTTCAGCAGGTCCTGTAGGGGAAGATATGTTCCACTGGCAAGCTACAATCATGGGGCCAAATGATAGTCCCTATCAGGGCGGAGCATTTTTCTTGACAATTGATTTCCCAACAGAGTACCCCTTCAAACCACCTAAGGTTGAATTTACAACAAGAATTTATCATCCAAATGTTAACAGTAACGGCAGTATTTGTCTTGATATTCTTCGGTCACAGTGGTCTCCAGCACTAACTATTTCCAAAGTACTTTTATCCATCAGTTCTCTATTGTGTGACCCCAATCCAGATGATCCCTTAGTGCCTGAGATTGCTCAGATCTACAAAACAGATAGAGACAAGTACAACAGAACAGCTCGGGAATGGACTCAGAAGTATGCGATGTGA